The following proteins come from a genomic window of Malus domestica chromosome 02, GDT2T_hap1:
- the LOC114820331 gene encoding bZIP transcription factor 11: MASSSGVSSESSKLQNSGSDEDLNQVMDQRKRKRMLSNRESARRSRMRKQEHLTDLTAQIGLLTRDNNQIITSMNVTNQLYMKLEAENSVLRAQMDELTNRLQSLNDIMDCINSSKWIYEEEDNHNIIGGGDGFLNPWGTGFLNNQPIMASADMFMC, from the coding sequence ATGGCTTCTTCAAGTGGGGTTTCTTCAGAGTCAAGCAAGCTCCAAAACTCAGGATCTGATGAAGATCTTAACCAAGTCATGGACCAGAGAAAGCGCAAAAGAATGCTGTCCAACCGGGAATCGGCACGTCGATCCCGGATGCGAAAACAGGAGCATCTGACTGATCTGACGGCTCAGATTGGTCTCCTGACAAGGGATAACAACCAGATCATCACATCCATGAACGTGACCAACCAGCTTTACATGAAGCTCGAGGCAGAAAACTCAGTCCTCAGAGCTCAGATGGATGAGCTCACAAACAGATTGCAGTCTCTCAATGATATTATGGATTGTATTAATTCAAGCAAATGGATCTATGAGGAAGAagataatcataatattattgGTGGAGGTGATGGGTTTCTGAACCCATGGGGTACTGGCTTTTTGAATAATCAACCAATCATGGCCTCTGCAGACATGTTTATGTGCTAA